From one Streptomyces sp. Q6 genomic stretch:
- a CDS encoding penicillin-binding transpeptidase domain-containing protein, whose amino-acid sequence MNKTIRRASVFTLLLILVLLARATWVQFYEGQALADSDKNRRKAIEQYGYPLGDIIVGGKAVTGSTKTGASSDLAYKRTYTDGSLYSAVTGYTSQVYGSTQLESIYQGVLDGTDTRLKNPLDTLTGKHSDPGDVVTTIDPAVQKAAYRALGDKKGAAVAIDPDTGKILGMVSTPSYDPSTISGSGSSDAKAWKTLAGDKDAPTTNRALKQALPPGSTFKLVVAAAALEDGLYASVDEKTESPNPYLLPGTSTYLKNESSTAPCEDATIRTALQYSCNNVFGKMAVDLGQDKLKAMAEKFGFDDDELDIPVRAAESVYPSGMDKAQTGLSGIGQFDVTATPLQMAMVSATIANGGEQASPHMVSQVTDADGDAIKSYADGDDTRVVSESTASQLRSAMETVVSQGTGTNAQISGATVGGKTGTAQHGENNSQTPYAWFTSYAKDDATGKEVAVAVVVEQSDAERSEVSGNGLAAPIAKAMMKAALDD is encoded by the coding sequence ATGAACAAGACGATCAGGCGCGCCTCGGTCTTCACGCTGCTGCTCATACTCGTTCTGCTGGCCAGGGCGACATGGGTGCAGTTCTACGAAGGCCAGGCCCTCGCGGACAGTGACAAGAACCGGCGGAAGGCCATCGAGCAGTACGGCTACCCGCTGGGCGACATCATCGTGGGCGGGAAGGCGGTGACAGGCTCCACGAAGACCGGGGCTTCGAGCGACCTCGCGTACAAGCGGACCTACACGGACGGCTCGCTGTACTCGGCGGTGACCGGCTACACGTCGCAGGTGTACGGCTCCACTCAGCTGGAGTCCATCTATCAGGGCGTGCTCGACGGCACGGACACCCGGCTGAAGAACCCGCTGGACACGCTCACCGGCAAGCACTCCGATCCCGGTGACGTGGTCACGACCATCGACCCGGCGGTGCAGAAGGCGGCGTACCGGGCGCTCGGCGACAAGAAGGGCGCCGCCGTCGCGATCGACCCGGACACCGGGAAGATCCTCGGCATGGTGTCGACCCCGTCGTACGACCCGTCGACGATCAGCGGCTCGGGCTCCTCGGACGCGAAGGCGTGGAAGACCCTGGCCGGGGACAAGGACGCGCCGACCACGAACCGGGCCCTGAAGCAGGCGCTGCCGCCGGGGTCGACGTTCAAGCTGGTGGTCGCCGCGGCCGCGCTGGAGGACGGCCTGTACGCGTCGGTCGACGAGAAGACCGAGTCGCCGAACCCGTACCTGCTGCCCGGGACGAGCACGTACCTGAAGAACGAGAGCTCGACCGCGCCCTGCGAGGACGCCACGATCCGCACCGCGTTGCAGTACTCCTGCAACAACGTCTTCGGGAAGATGGCGGTCGACCTCGGCCAGGACAAGCTCAAGGCGATGGCCGAGAAGTTCGGCTTCGACGACGACGAGCTGGACATCCCGGTACGGGCCGCCGAGAGCGTGTATCCGTCCGGCATGGACAAGGCGCAGACCGGACTCTCCGGTATCGGCCAGTTCGACGTCACGGCGACGCCGTTGCAGATGGCGATGGTGTCCGCGACGATCGCCAACGGCGGCGAGCAGGCGTCCCCGCACATGGTGTCCCAGGTGACGGACGCGGACGGCGACGCGATCAAGAGCTACGCGGACGGCGACGACACCCGTGTCGTGAGCGAGTCGACCGCCTCGCAGTTGCGGTCCGCCATGGAGACCGTGGTGTCCCAGGGCACCGGTACCAACGCCCAGATCTCCGGCGCGACGGTCGGCGGCAAGACGGGCACCGCACAGCACGGCGAGAACAACAGCCAGACGCCGTACGCCTGGTTCACGTCGTACGCGAAGGACGACGCGACCGGCAAGGAGGTCGCCGTCGCGGTGGTCGTCGAACAGTCCGACGCGGAGCGCTCCGAGGTGAGCGGCAACGGGCTCGCGGCGCCGATCGCGAAGGCCATGATGAAGGCCGCGCTGGACGACTGA